One stretch of Thermanaerosceptrum fracticalcis DNA includes these proteins:
- a CDS encoding PD-(D/E)XK nuclease family protein has translation MRNFLTSLNKKCEEYRFEEKVLIVPSHSAGQQILQAFARQGCSCLNLKPDTLFSLAEDLLKLSLYRRRLTLIPENLGNYLLLRVLKDLSFQQKLNYFTQLDITPGISRSIYSAINELKLAGINYTDIKDDMFVNPQKGADFNLIFKAYEETLQRNGFIDAADLLKTAMTEDILSKGKEVLYLLPENLKLYPMERLFLEKLSTSGYQVLEFAPVQGLNKPEKCIVLSGQEGKIDVKTDKDRLSWLYDMDHAPAPFNDNSTDLFHAYGETNEVKEVLRRIIKNQLLLDEVTISYTSQEPYVQLFYDLSQQYNIPMTFGEGIGIINSRPGRLFFGLLEWIGNNYDVSLLISLINNGDFRVDDEKAAPSNSTIIALLRNAGIGWGRERYNQQLAILSGSYEEKVGKAQEQNKKEKNIRLLENAKWLQEFMEKIFVLLPEEINNRVDYAAFLHGVTGIVETFGNITGDIDGAAKKIIIDELSLMSATANEEMSLEEAIKRLEDLVSGIRVGRSNPKPGAIHVTGYRQGLWVFRENTFVVGLDAHKFPGQLREDPILLDIERQNMGLGFLQRKYQVRENLYDMVQLLSALPGNVTLSYSSFDTVENRDVFPSPLLMQYYRLKTGEKTKDYSQLLLAFTEKKAFVPRNLADVLDPTEYWLNLNFVAGGIKEPERSLVSCYRHWENGLKAWEARRNHLYTSYDGLINSNVSLDPRKNHQLVLSATQFEDLAKCPFAYFLKYILRISPPEELAFDPGVWLDAAARGSLLHSIFEQFYMKLIDRKEKPQLGKHQALMYEIASELLSKQKEMLPPPSSVIYELESREIQDSCRVFLASEEEECQGADPRFFELSFGVNAEETPGLGQIGPVYLELPNGEGLYLRGRIDRVDQVGDQVFRVLDYKSGSTYVFEEGKPFQRGTQLQHTLYAMAAEKILSQYGLFTSPRVEEGVYVFPTLKGEGQRIVRKYHLRERLLEIIEVLCDILHAGAFIMSFEDKHCKFCDYPEVCRRELFAPVVEAKLIAPCNPQLEKVRRLEDYE, from the coding sequence ATGAGAAACTTCTTGACTTCCCTTAATAAAAAATGTGAAGAGTACCGTTTTGAAGAGAAAGTCCTTATAGTTCCCTCTCATTCTGCGGGGCAACAGATACTGCAGGCTTTTGCGAGACAGGGCTGTAGCTGTCTTAATCTTAAACCCGATACTCTTTTTTCACTCGCCGAAGATTTATTAAAACTGTCTCTTTACCGCCGAAGATTAACGTTAATACCTGAGAATTTGGGAAATTATTTACTTTTGCGAGTGTTAAAAGATCTCTCTTTCCAGCAGAAACTCAATTATTTTACGCAACTTGACATAACGCCTGGTATTAGCAGGTCAATATACTCTGCCATAAACGAGCTGAAGTTAGCCGGGATTAACTATACAGATATTAAAGATGATATGTTTGTTAACCCTCAAAAGGGGGCTGATTTTAATCTAATCTTTAAAGCGTATGAGGAAACCCTACAAAGGAACGGTTTTATTGATGCAGCAGACCTATTGAAAACAGCCATGACTGAAGACATCTTATCCAAGGGTAAGGAAGTATTGTATCTACTACCTGAAAATCTTAAGCTTTACCCCATGGAAAGACTATTTCTGGAAAAGCTTAGCACTTCCGGTTATCAGGTATTGGAATTTGCTCCTGTACAGGGACTGAATAAGCCGGAGAAATGTATAGTTTTATCAGGCCAAGAAGGAAAGATAGATGTAAAAACCGATAAAGATCGCTTGTCCTGGTTGTATGACATGGATCATGCTCCAGCCCCTTTTAATGATAACTCAACCGATTTGTTCCATGCTTATGGTGAAACGAACGAGGTTAAAGAAGTCTTGCGCAGGATTATAAAAAATCAATTACTACTTGATGAAGTAACGATTAGCTATACATCCCAAGAGCCATACGTACAGCTTTTTTACGACCTATCCCAGCAATATAACATACCTATGACCTTTGGTGAAGGTATAGGCATTATAAACAGCCGTCCCGGCAGATTATTTTTTGGTTTATTAGAATGGATCGGGAATAATTACGATGTTTCCCTGCTGATATCCTTGATTAACAATGGTGATTTCAGGGTAGATGATGAGAAAGCCGCCCCTTCTAATTCTACAATAATTGCCTTGCTCAGAAATGCAGGAATAGGTTGGGGAAGAGAACGCTACAACCAACAATTAGCGATACTTTCCGGGAGCTATGAAGAAAAGGTCGGTAAAGCACAAGAACAAAATAAAAAAGAAAAAAACATCAGGCTTCTTGAAAATGCAAAGTGGCTCCAAGAGTTTATGGAAAAAATTTTTGTATTGTTACCGGAAGAGATAAACAACAGGGTAGACTATGCTGCATTTTTGCATGGAGTGACAGGTATTGTTGAGACATTCGGCAATATCACAGGAGATATTGATGGTGCAGCTAAGAAAATTATTATAGACGAATTGAGTTTAATGTCGGCAACGGCCAATGAAGAAATGAGCCTTGAAGAAGCAATAAAGAGATTAGAAGATCTAGTTTCCGGGATCAGAGTTGGCAGATCAAACCCCAAGCCAGGTGCTATCCATGTCACAGGCTACCGTCAAGGGCTCTGGGTATTTCGGGAGAATACCTTCGTGGTTGGTCTGGATGCCCATAAGTTTCCCGGGCAATTGAGAGAAGACCCGATCCTGCTTGATATAGAACGACAAAATATGGGGTTAGGGTTCTTGCAAAGAAAATACCAGGTTAGAGAAAACCTTTACGACATGGTCCAATTATTATCCGCTCTTCCCGGAAATGTAACGTTAAGTTATTCCTCCTTTGATACTGTTGAAAATAGAGATGTTTTCCCTTCACCGCTTTTGATGCAATATTACCGGTTAAAAACCGGAGAAAAAACTAAGGACTATTCTCAACTCTTATTAGCCTTTACCGAAAAGAAGGCTTTCGTTCCCAGGAATCTTGCGGATGTTCTAGATCCGACCGAATACTGGCTAAACCTAAATTTTGTGGCTGGAGGTATAAAAGAACCGGAAAGATCTTTAGTTTCTTGCTACAGGCACTGGGAAAACGGCCTCAAAGCCTGGGAAGCCAGAAGGAATCATCTATATACATCCTATGACGGCCTAATTAATAGTAACGTTTCCTTAGATCCCCGAAAAAATCATCAACTGGTACTTTCAGCGACCCAGTTTGAGGACCTGGCTAAGTGTCCCTTTGCTTATTTCCTGAAATATATACTGAGGATAAGCCCGCCGGAAGAACTGGCATTTGACCCGGGAGTTTGGCTTGATGCTGCTGCCAGGGGCTCTTTGTTACACAGTATTTTTGAACAATTTTATATGAAACTTATTGACAGGAAAGAAAAACCACAGTTGGGGAAACACCAAGCCTTAATGTATGAAATAGCCAGCGAATTGTTAAGCAAGCAAAAGGAGATGCTTCCTCCGCCAAGCAGTGTTATTTATGAATTGGAATCCCGCGAAATCCAAGATTCCTGCCGGGTGTTTCTGGCCAGTGAGGAAGAAGAATGCCAGGGAGCAGACCCTCGCTTTTTTGAACTGAGTTTTGGAGTTAACGCAGAGGAAACTCCCGGACTGGGCCAAATTGGTCCGGTATATTTAGAACTCCCCAACGGCGAGGGGCTCTATCTTCGTGGTAGGATAGACAGAGTAGACCAGGTTGGTGATCAAGTATTCCGGGTACTGGACTATAAGTCGGGGAGCACTTATGTTTTTGAAGAAGGCAAGCCTTTTCAGCGTGGTACCCAATTGCAGCATACTCTCTATGCTATGGCCGCAGAAAAAATCCTTTCTCAGTACGGTTTGTTTACAAGCCCTCGTGTGGAAGAAGGTGTTTATGTATTTCCAACCCTGAAAGGTGAAGGGCAAAGGATTGTCCGGAAATACCACTTGCGGGAAAGACTTCTGGAGATCATTGAAGTCTTGTGTGACATTCTCCATGCTGGCGCTTTTATCATGTCGTTTGAAGACAAACATTGTAAATTTTGTGATTATCCAGAAGTGTGCCGCAGGGAATTATTTGCACCGGTTGTGGAAGCTAAGCTTATAGCCCCTTGTAATCCACAGTTGGAAAAGGTAAGGAGGTTGGAGGATTATGAGTAG